TTGCTGAGACTGTTAAAGCAGCACCTGCTCTTCCACGTTGTGCCATGGCATAGCCATCGATACAGGTTACAACAGATGCTGTTTCTCCGGGGACATTCATCAAAATAGAGGTAGTCGATCCGCCATATTTAGAACCGTAATAAATTCCTGCAAACATAATTAAAGATGAGGTAGGATCCATCGTATAACTAAATGGCAGTAATAAAGAAATTGCACCGATTGTTCCAATTCCAGGCAAAACTCCGACGAGTGTTCCTAATAAAACTCCTATGGCACATGCTACTAGATTTGCTGGCATCATGCTGACGGTAAAACCGTGTAATAGCATATCGAAAGTTTCCAAGGTAAAACCTCCTTAGCTGTTTTGATTAAGGTAATGTTACATCTAGGTAGTATTTAAAAAGTAAATAAAAAGAGGTTGAACTGATAAAAGAAATGATAAATGGATTCCACCGATCTGTTTTTTCTGATGCAATTTTAAGTAGATAGAATAGAAAAAATAAGGTTGAGAAGAAGTAGCCCAAAAATTTAAAAAACAAGATATAAAAAATCAATCCTAAAAGTATAAATGTAAATTTTGTCCAGTTTACTGATTCTGCAGACTCTGCTTTGGTTGAACGGAGTTGTTTGATAATTAATATGAAAGACAAAATTATAGCGATAATTCCAATGGTTATTGGCAAAAAACCAGACTGAGGATTTTGAAGCGAGCCAAAGGATAATTGATGAGCAAAATAAAGATAGAGTAAACTTACTATTGCAAACATAGCGGTAAGTATTTTCTCGGTCATAGCAATACTCCTTTTAGTTTTTATTATTTGAATCTATGGAGGGGAAGGTAACGATGAAGGTTGTACCTTCTCCTATTTGACTGTTGAATGTTAGAGTGGCTTTATGACGATGAATAATCCGAGAGCAAATCGCTAGGCCAAGTCCTGTTCCTTTATCCTTGGTTGTAAAAAATGGTGTAAATAAATGATCTCGAATGTCTTTTGAAATCCCAATTCCAGAATCTTTAATTGTTAGAACTACATTATTGCTAGTTGATACTGTTGAGATATGGATTGATCCTCCATCAGGCATAGCATCAATGCTGTTTTGAATCATATTAAGAATAAATTGATGAATGCTATTTTTATCTAAAAGTAAATTTGGAATATCGCTTAAGTCTAAATAAACTTTACAGTCATAATATAGTGCATTTGCGTGAAGTAAAGGATAGATATCTTGTAAAATGGTATTTAAATTCATTTTTTGAAAGTTCATTGCTTTATTTTTTGATAGGGATAAAAACTCAGTAATAATCGCATTGGCACGATTAATTTCGGTAATCATTAAATCAAAATTTTCTTTATGTTTATTGAATTCATTCTTTCGGCTCATGAATTGAAGCAGACCTTTTACGGTTGTAAGTGGATTGCGAATTTCATGCGCGATTCCAGCGGCCATTTCGCCCACGATATTTAATCGGTCTAATTGTGTCATTTTTTCTGTTTGTTTGCTTATATAATTTAAAATTGGAGCAAATTCTGAAAAGGAAATATCTATATCGTGAGAGTTCCCCGAAGAGATGGATTTAGCAAATTTAATCAAATCTTCTTTCAATCTAAGGCATAGTTCATGAAAAGCAATAACACAAAATAAAAGCATAACAAATGTGATTAAAAAGGTGTCCATTGTTCTTTGCCATAGGATTTTATATACTTTACTTTGATTAACGCTAGCGAAAGCCTGGGCAACGATAACTCCATTCTCTTTAATTGGAATACAGTAAGTAATTGATTTTTCACCATGCCATAAAGAGGAAAACTCCTCTTCAATGAGTGACGTTGTAGTCACATCATGGATGGGATTTGCTTTATTTAGTGACATGTCGATAAGTAAAGATTCATCAAATTTTGACCCAATAGCAACTACATTTTTACAGTTTTTCGAATAGTAGCCAAATTGAATTCGTTTATAAGGCATACAAACTTCATCAATTATTGGTTGGAGCTTTTGGTTAAGAGAATAAATAGTCAATTGATTTGATTGATTTAGAGCTGTAGCTTGTATATAAGTTTCTGAAAAAAGATTAGGGGGGCTTTTCTCAGCTAAAAATTCTGTGATTGAAGTTAAATAACGTAAATTTTGTTTATTTTCAGCTTGTAACAAAAGCCAGTCGTTATAAATGGTAATTACCAGTATAACGAGAAAAACAACACTGACTATTTTAATATTAAACTTCGTTGTTAAATTGATCACCTTCATCATGTGAAACCTTTCTTGTCTACAAGTTATTTTCGACAACAAACGACAAAAATAAACAATAATGTAAAATAATTGTTGCAGTATTAAGGTTTCGCTATTGGGGATTAAACTCCTGCAAAAAATGTAAATTGGTAATTCTTTTTATCTTTTTAGAGAAGGATTTTTGAAACAAAGGTTGAACATTGATAAACTTCATATAGGATTTCTAATTTAAAAATATGTTTCGATATTTAGAAGGATGGTAAAGAATATGGTTTATGAAGTAGCTTTATTGGATACAAAAATTTTATTTCTGTTGCAAGAAGAGGTTAGAAATGAATATTTAACACCAGTTTTTAAATTGATTACGCACAGTGGTGATATGGGGATCATTTGGATTATAAGTGCTATCGTATTGTCGATTTATAAAAAAACAAGGACGATTGGCATATTGGCATTTATGGCCATGTTGCTATATGCTTTAATAGGGAGTGGATTTTTAAAGAATATTGTTCAGAGAACGCGCCCGTTTGATGCGCTAGATGGATTATCTTTATTGACGGGGCGTCCATCAGGATATTCTTTTCCGTCAGGACATACTGGAATTGCATTTGCAGCAGCAGGTATTTATCTGAGGTATCTTCCACTAA
This genomic interval from Selenobaculum gibii contains the following:
- a CDS encoding tripartite tricarboxylate transporter TctB family protein; protein product: MTEKILTAMFAIVSLLYLYFAHQLSFGSLQNPQSGFLPITIGIIAIILSFILIIKQLRSTKAESAESVNWTKFTFILLGLIFYILFFKFLGYFFSTLFFLFYLLKIASEKTDRWNPFIISFISSTSFYLLFKYYLDVTLP
- a CDS encoding ATP-binding protein — protein: MMKVINLTTKFNIKIVSVVFLVILVITIYNDWLLLQAENKQNLRYLTSITEFLAEKSPPNLFSETYIQATALNQSNQLTIYSLNQKLQPIIDEVCMPYKRIQFGYYSKNCKNVVAIGSKFDESLLIDMSLNKANPIHDVTTTSLIEEEFSSLWHGEKSITYCIPIKENGVIVAQAFASVNQSKVYKILWQRTMDTFLITFVMLLFCVIAFHELCLRLKEDLIKFAKSISSGNSHDIDISFSEFAPILNYISKQTEKMTQLDRLNIVGEMAAGIAHEIRNPLTTVKGLLQFMSRKNEFNKHKENFDLMITEINRANAIITEFLSLSKNKAMNFQKMNLNTILQDIYPLLHANALYYDCKVYLDLSDIPNLLLDKNSIHQFILNMIQNSIDAMPDGGSIHISTVSTSNNVVLTIKDSGIGISKDIRDHLFTPFFTTKDKGTGLGLAICSRIIHRHKATLTFNSQIGEGTTFIVTFPSIDSNNKN
- a CDS encoding phosphatase PAP2 family protein; this encodes MVYEVALLDTKILFLLQEEVRNEYLTPVFKLITHSGDMGIIWIISAIVLSIYKKTRTIGILAFMAMLLYALIGSGFLKNIVQRTRPFDALDGLSLLTGRPSGYSFPSGHTGIAFAAAGIYLRYLPLKYGIGAMVLAGLIGFSRLYLGAHYPSDVITAAFIGSVSALLIIKLSRYINEKTNFKYNKVT